AAAAAAAGCCTATAGTTAATAAGACTGAAAGAATTGCAATCGTTGTATTAAATTCGGATGTAGATACAAAACTGAAAAACTCCTCCAAAAGACCCCACCCCCATAATTAAAAACTAATTCTATTTTATCCATTTTCCCATAATATTGGAAGGTTCAATTCGTACCTTAACTAATTTTAGATTAATCATTTGAGAGATATATTTTTTATGTTGAAAGATTTTTTAATTTCATGAACTCCCTACACAAAAACATTAAATATACTAACATACACATTTCGATATCCCGTTTTTATAAACCAGTTATAATATCTTATCCACCCATAATTGACATTCTAATATTACTTCCCCTGATATCACTAAGAGAGGGGTAAATTTATTGTATATCGCTTTCGTATTAGATCGAGACTTACAAACAAAGCATCATTCTCAAGGGTACTGATCTCCTCGCAATAAGCTTTTTAAACTGTTTTAAGTCTCTTTGTAATGGGTATTCGTCACGCTCACCTATTCTTCACGTGTGAAATTTTGACCTCTCCATAACCATCAAACAACTAGTCTTGAACCTTTAGAGAACATAATTCTTTTAAGGAAAGTCCCACATGAGCAAGGTTAACATGATAGCAAAGTCAAAAAGTCCAACAAATTGAAATATATGTGGAGCACTAATTACTTCACCTCTACTTTATGCCATATTTAAAGCGCTAATTGAAAAGACGACTCTTTTATTTTTCAACATACTTTCAGTCCACTCAAAACCTCATCAGGCTGCAATTTGTAAAAATCAACCAACGATATTTCCATTTCATGAAACGCTTTAAATAATCCTTTAAGCTCCTTGTCATAAAACTTAACTGTATCTGGTGAAATTCCTTTTATCGTCCAATGCCTTAAAAACTCTTTTGAAACCGTCTGAAAACCTTTAGATTTCTGATCGTTCTTTGGAACTTACGAATTTAATACCTTTGAGCAAGTCGTTGCTTTTCTTCTTGACATGTTTGTTCCTTCCAATGCGTGGTATAACCATTTGAAAAGCCCCCAAACAAACTAAACAAAAAAAGACCCCATGCCTGCTGATCTAATCAACAAACACAAGGTCTTTGGTACGCCCTCGGAGGGAATCGAACCCCCATTTTAAGAACCGGAATCTTACGTGCTATCCGTTGCACCACGAGGGCATGTAATAAATATCCGTCACGAATATATATTATAAGGTAGATATTGCTTGTTTGCAATAGATATTGTAATTTATCTTTTTCAGAGGATTCCTCATCATATAAGTTATGAGACGTATGAAATTATAAAAGGCCTATAACCCTCTTCTAATATCCTAGTCAAAAACCACAGAGTGGAATGAAGCGGAAGGCACTTGACTCCTGCGGGACTAGCGGGAAGTTGAGACCCCACAGGGCGAAGCCCGAGGAGGCTCAACTCACGCCCCGCCGGAAAGCAAGTGCCTGCAGCGGAATGAAACGGTCCACATCCCACACTTAATTTATTACAGAATGCTCCTCCCTTTATCTAAAGGATTTCTGTTTAAAAAAGGTATCTATGGGTATCATGTAGAAAGGATTTATATACAAGTCAATATTGGAAGCGTTTAGTTTGACCTTTATTGACCATGGGTGTATGATTACAGTACAAAGTGAATATGGTATTCTAAACAATAAAAAGGATATTTAAGGAGGAACGAGGATGAATTTAATTCCTACAGTAATTGAACAAACAAACCGCGGTGAGCGTGCGTATGACATTTATTCACGCCTGTTGAAAGACCGTGTGATCATGCTTGGAAGCGCCATTGATGATAATGTGGCAAACTCCATCGTGGCACAGCTTCTTTTCCTTGAGTCGGAAAACCCGGAGAAGGATATCTCAATCTACATAAACTCTCCTGGTGGAAGCATCACGGCTGGTATGGCCATCTACGATACAATTCAATACATCAAGCCTGATGTACAGACGATCTGTATCGGTATGGCGGCGTCAATGGGTGCGTTCCTTCTTGCAGCTGGTGCTAAAGGCAAGCGTCTTGCCCTGCCAAATGCTGAAGTAATGATTCACCAACCACTTGGTGGCGCACAGGGTCAGGCGACGGAAATCGAAATCGCTGCAAAGCGCATTCTATTCCTTCGTGAAAAACTGAACCAAATCCTTGCTGATCGCACAGGTCAACCACTTGAAGTGATTTCAAAGGATACAGACCGTGATAACTTCATGACAGCTGAAAGAGCGCTTGAATACGGATTGATTGACCGCATCATCACGCGCAATGAAATGAACAACAAATAATGATGAAAGAACCCGCTCACGGAAAGACGTGAGCGGGTTCTTTTTGATTTTTATTGGATTTCGTCTTTCAATCCGTTTTTCAACAGGAGATGAAGGACAGTCTTCGAAAGCTTACTTGGCTGATAAGGCTTCACCAAATATTCATTCGCTCCCAATGTCATGCCTTTCTCCTTCTCCTCGAGGGCAGATGAGATGATGATCGGCACTTCAGATAGTGTTTCATCTTCTTTGATTTTCTCAAGTACATCCCAGCCCGACATATTTCCTTCGAGCATGATGTCTAGGACGATGGCACATGGATTGATTTCTTTCATTTTTTCCAATGCTTCTTTACCGGATTTCGTATGCTGCACTTGGAAGCCGCTTTCAGAGAGTTCTGTACGCAGCAGTGTGGCAAGATTCACGTCATCTTCAATGACCATGATCTCCATTCCGTTTCCGCACTGCTCTTCCTCTTTGAAGATTTCCATCGTCACGACCGGCAATGTTACCGTGAATGTCGTCCCTTCACCAAGTTCTGATGAGACATGAATCGATCCTTCATGGGTCTCGACGATTTCCTTCACGATGGTGAGTCCGAGTCCTGTTCCACCGATCCTTCTCCGGTCTGAGTTGTCGACCCGGTAGAATTTGGTGAACAGATTAGGGATCGCTTCCTCTGGCACGCCAAGGCCTTCATCCTCGATATCGATGTGAATCCGATCATCGTCTTCACGCAGGCGTACAAAGATATGGCCACCGTCAGGAGAATACTTGATCGCATTACTGATCAGGTTTGTGAACGCCTGGGATAATTTATCTTTATCTCCGAGGACGATCGTACAGTCGGTTTCTTTTTCGATCACGAATTGGTGGGATGGTGCATTCACTTTTTGGTTTTCGATCACTGTTTCCAGGATCGGGGTGAGATCTTCATACCTTTTTTCAAACGTTTGTCTTCCCGATTCCATCCGTTGTACGTCAAGGAAGTCGTTGATCAAGGACGTAAGGCGTTTGGCCTCTTGGTAGATTGTCGTTAAATATTTCTTCGTCCGTTCAGGCTTCAAGTCTTTTGTCAGCATCAGTTCGGTGAATCCGAGGACACTGGATAACGGCGTACGCAATTCATGGCTGACGGTGCTGACAAATTCAGATTTCATCTGATCTACTTCGAATTCCTTCGTAATATCCCGGTGGACGAAGATCGTACCTACATGATCTTCCCCGCGATAAAGAGGTTCAGAGTATACCTGGTAGACCCTCTTTGTATCTTTCAGGTGGTAAGTGTGGACGTTCTTTCCGCTTACTTCCTGGGTCATCACCATTTCATAGTAGTGATTCATGCCTTCTTCATCTTCAACCTGTGGGAGCAGCATCTGCTTCCATTCTTTATAGGTCGCCTTCTGCAGAAGGTCGAAATCACCATTGATGACCTTCGATAAGGTCGCATTCATTAATAACGTATTTCCCTGTCTGTCCACAAGGTGGATTCCTTCTTGGATATTGCTGAGAATATCCTGGGTGATCCGGCGATCTTTTTCTGATTCTTCAAAAAGATGGATTTTCTGAAGAGAGATCGATACTTGTTTGGCAAGGCTCATATATTCATCAAGTTCCTGTGCATCGAAGTCCTGCCCGAAACGGCTGAACACCATCACGGCTTCCACTTCGAGATTCGGGGAAAGGATCGGGATGAAGAGGTCATAGGAATATAACGTCCCTTCATGGTACCCTTTTTCCTCGACGCCAAGTTCACGTTTGATGGTGAAGGCTTTCTTTGTCTCGAATAAGCGCTGGTGTATGCCGTTGTCCATATATTCGATGAACTGACTCACACCCGACTTTGATATCCCGAAGGCCGCATGGGAATCCTGCTCATCCATCAGGACGATCATCCCGCAGGAAGCGTCCATCACCCTGCTCATGCTCCTTACGATGCTGTCGAGGACTTTCTGTTTGTTCAGTGATGTTGAGATGCCGTGGATGAACTCATTACGTCGCTCAAGCTGCTGCTCCCGATTTTTTGTGATTGCAAGGAGGTGCTCGAGTTCCGACTGTTGTGATTCCAATTCATCCTGCTGTGCCACCAACTCTTCATTTTGTGACAAGAGACTCTCTTCTTTTTCCTGTATTTTATAAATCATCTTTTCAAATGCTCTCGACAATTTGCCGATCTCGTCTTTCCGCTCATTGGCAAATGACCATTGCTGATAGCTCTCATTTTCTGAAATCTTCTCCGCAGCAGATGCCACTTCATTCAATGGCAGACCGATTTGTCTTGCAATGACCCTCATCATTCTCATCAGGACGAGGAGCATGATAAAGATGAACAGGACAAATGCCTGTTGACTGTAAGTTTCTTTCATTTTGACTGCTTCATATTCTTCGATGCTTGCTTCCTGCAGCGAGTCATTATACTGATCCAGTTGTTTCTGGAACGTATTGATCGTGGCTGTCGCTCCATCCTCTGAAGCCCGCATTACTGCTTCTATGTCGTCATTTTCAAAATTATAAAAGGCGTTTTCCACCAAAATATCGAAATAGTATGAAGCAAATTCTTCTGCATCGTTCACGAATTTTACATCCTGTTCATCCGTGGAAAGCTTCTTCAATTTCTTGATGGAAGCAAGCACAACCTCTTCTTCGCTGTATATGCTGTCCTTAAATTCCTGTCTGCCAAAGGCAATGTATCCCCGGGCATCGAAAAATGCTTTTTTGAAGCTGCGGTCCAGCTGTTCTGCCACTTCTTGTTTTTGATCCAACAGGACTTTTTGCTCCTGATATTCATTGGTGATATACCGGTCGTATGCAAATAAGCAAATGGAACCGGCAAGGAAAATAAGGATGAAACTGCTCATCAATCCGATGAATTGATTGCGCAGGCTCGTCTGAAAGTAATGTTTAGCTTTCTTCATTTAAAATGTCCTCAATTCGTTGGACGATGTCAAGCGGACTGTATGGCTTTGCCACAAAGTAATCGGCCCCGGACTGAAGGACACGTTCCTTGTCTGACTGCTGACTCTTTGCAGATACCATCATGATCTTCACACCTGCCTTCTCCGGTACCTTCCTGACTTGTTCGATCACTTCAAGACCTGTGAACAGGGGCATCATATAATCCAATAGAATGAGGTCATAATCATTTTCCATGATCTGATTGATGGCTTCCTGCCCGTCAGCCGCTTCATCAAGCTCATGCCCCTCGTCTTCAAGTGTATCAACCAATAACATCCTCAATACTTCTTCATCTTCCGCTATTAAAATCTTTGCCACGGGTCAATCCCCTCTTTCTTCGAATGCTTTCTTCATTTCATCATACGACTGCTTCAGTCTTTCATGGGCAGACGGTTCATCCCATGCATCCCATGTATAGTGGATGTAATCTCCTTCATCCATCTCGTCCCCGTTCATAGCAGGGTAGGAGAAGGATTCTTTTCCGTCTGTTTCATAGAGACCGATATGGATCCCGTCCAACACCTGGCTGCTTTGAATACCTTTTTCACCCCAGATGTCCCCCATTGCTTCCTTCATGCTCGGATCCTTGATGTTCAGGAGCGCCCATGGAATGCGAAGCTCGTATCCATCATCTTTGCTGTTCACGCTGATATCGGTGAGGGAGTTATAATCGGGATCACTTGTATTGGCGGTACCGAATTGCATCACACCGGTTTCATAGGATTGGAACGGAATTTCTTTGCCTTGAATCGTAAGCTCTTTGTTCAATGTGAGACGGATGGGATGATAAACCCCATTGTCCTTCTTGTTTGCATAATCGTGTTTCTCAATCATATCCAGCACGTGGCCGTAATGGTAATAAAACGT
The nucleotide sequence above comes from Bacillus sp. KH172YL63. Encoded proteins:
- a CDS encoding ATP-binding protein, with the translated sequence MKKAKHYFQTSLRNQFIGLMSSFILIFLAGSICLFAYDRYITNEYQEQKVLLDQKQEVAEQLDRSFKKAFFDARGYIAFGRQEFKDSIYSEEEVVLASIKKLKKLSTDEQDVKFVNDAEEFASYYFDILVENAFYNFENDDIEAVMRASEDGATATINTFQKQLDQYNDSLQEASIEEYEAVKMKETYSQQAFVLFIFIMLLVLMRMMRVIARQIGLPLNEVASAAEKISENESYQQWSFANERKDEIGKLSRAFEKMIYKIQEKEESLLSQNEELVAQQDELESQQSELEHLLAITKNREQQLERRNEFIHGISTSLNKQKVLDSIVRSMSRVMDASCGMIVLMDEQDSHAAFGISKSGVSQFIEYMDNGIHQRLFETKKAFTIKRELGVEEKGYHEGTLYSYDLFIPILSPNLEVEAVMVFSRFGQDFDAQELDEYMSLAKQVSISLQKIHLFEESEKDRRITQDILSNIQEGIHLVDRQGNTLLMNATLSKVINGDFDLLQKATYKEWKQMLLPQVEDEEGMNHYYEMVMTQEVSGKNVHTYHLKDTKRVYQVYSEPLYRGEDHVGTIFVHRDITKEFEVDQMKSEFVSTVSHELRTPLSSVLGFTELMLTKDLKPERTKKYLTTIYQEAKRLTSLINDFLDVQRMESGRQTFEKRYEDLTPILETVIENQKVNAPSHQFVIEKETDCTIVLGDKDKLSQAFTNLISNAIKYSPDGGHIFVRLREDDDRIHIDIEDEGLGVPEEAIPNLFTKFYRVDNSDRRRIGGTGLGLTIVKEIVETHEGSIHVSSELGEGTTFTVTLPVVTMEIFKEEEQCGNGMEIMVIEDDVNLATLLRTELSESGFQVQHTKSGKEALEKMKEINPCAIVLDIMLEGNMSGWDVLEKIKEDETLSEVPIIISSALEEKEKGMTLGANEYLVKPYQPSKLSKTVLHLLLKNGLKDEIQ
- the clpP gene encoding ATP-dependent Clp endopeptidase proteolytic subunit ClpP — its product is MNLIPTVIEQTNRGERAYDIYSRLLKDRVIMLGSAIDDNVANSIVAQLLFLESENPEKDISIYINSPGGSITAGMAIYDTIQYIKPDVQTICIGMAASMGAFLLAAGAKGKRLALPNAEVMIHQPLGGAQGQATEIEIAAKRILFLREKLNQILADRTGQPLEVISKDTDRDNFMTAERALEYGLIDRIITRNEMNNK
- a CDS encoding response regulator transcription factor — its product is MAKILIAEDEEVLRMLLVDTLEDEGHELDEAADGQEAINQIMENDYDLILLDYMMPLFTGLEVIEQVRKVPEKAGVKIMMVSAKSQQSDKERVLQSGADYFVAKPYSPLDIVQRIEDILNEES